Genomic DNA from Mycolicibacterium helvum:
GCCGTATCCGCCTCCGACCGGTTTTGGATACCCGCCGCCGGGCTACCCTCCGCCGGGATACTGCGGTTACCCCGCAGATCCCTACGATCCGTACCGGCCCACCAAACCGCCGGGCACCAACGGCAAGGCCATTGCCGCGCTGGTGAGCTCGGTGGCCGGTCTAGCGTGCTGCTTTCCCGCGATCGCCGGGCTCATTCTTGGGATCATCGCGATGCGCGAAACCAAGCGCACCGGCCAGGACGGCTACGGACTCGCGCTCGCCGGCACGATCGTCGGTGGCCTCGTCATAGCCGGCGGCGTGCTCTATGTCCTGTTCTTCATCATCATGGCCGCCAACTCCGCGTCGTACGCGACGTAGCCGCGCCTAGGCGGGCGGCACAAACCGCTCGCCGTCGCGCGTCATACCGGCCGCCCGCCCCTTGCCTGCGATCACCAGCGCCATCTTGCGGCTGGCTTCGTCGATCATCTCGTCGCCGAGCATCACCGCGCCACGGGCACCACCAGCCTTCGAGGTATGCCAGTCATACGCTTCGAGAATCAGCTCAGCACGGTCGTATTCGGCTTGGCGGGGACTGAAGATCTCATTGCCCGCCGCGATCTGATCGGGGTGCAGCACCCATTTGCCGTCGTACCCCAGCGCCGCGGCGCGCCCGGCCACCCGCCGGAACGCCGCCACGTCACGCACCTTCAGATACGGTCCGTCGACCGCCGCGAGCCCGTGCGCGCGCGCCGCCACCAGGATGGTCATCAGCACGTGGTGGTAGGCATCGCCGACGTCGTAGCCCTCGGGCTGCTCGCCCACCACCAGGGTGCGCATGTTGAGGCTGGCCATCAGATCGGCCGGACCGAGCACCAGCGCCTGAACCCGTGGCGAAGCCGCAATCGCGTCGATGTTGGTCAGCCCCTTGGCATCTTCGATCTGCGCATCGATCCCGATCTGCCCGAGCGGCAATCCGTGCGTCAGCTCCAGCTGGGTCAGCAACAGATCCAGTGCATGGACGTGGCTGGCGTCGGTCACCTTCGGCAACACGATCACGTCAAGGTGGCCGTCGCGCGCGGACGCGACCGCGGAAACCACATCGATCACATCGGCATGCGTCCACGGTGTGGTCCAGTCGTTGACCCGCACACCGCGCAACTGGCCCGCCCAACCCGGGCTTGCCAGCGCCGCACCCACCTGTGTGCGGGCCTGCGCCTTGGCATCTGGTGCCACCGCGTCCTCCAGGTCGAGGAACACTTCGTCGGCAGGAAGACCCTTGGCCTTCTCGATCATCTTGAGATTGCTGCCCGGAACTGACAGGCACGTTCGACGGGGTCGGTAGGCGTTCTCCACGCTTACACTCCTACCCTTTGAGTCATGGCGTCGATGAACAGGGTCTATGCGGCGCGACTGGCCGGGCTGGTCGTGCTCGGGCCGGACGGAGAATCCCTCGGCCGGGTTCGTGACGTCGTGATCAGTATGAGCATCGTCCGCCACCAACCGCGTGTTCTCGGCCTGGTGGTCGAATTGCTCACCCGGCGAAGGATTTTCGTTCCCATCCTGCGGGTCACTGCCATCGAGCCGAATGCGGTCACACTCAACACCGGCAATGTGTCGCTGCGCCGTTTCTCGCAGCGCCCCGGCGAGGTCCTGGTGCTCGGCCAGGTTCTGGACAGCAGGGTCCGGGTTAACGACCCCGAGTTGCCGCAGATCGCCGGCGTGGACGTGATCGTCGTCGATCTGGGCATCGAGCAGAGCCGGGTCCGGGATTGGGTGGTCACCCGCGTGGCGGTGCGCAGTCTGCGTCGGCTGGGCCGGCGTTCGACGGTCCAGGTGGTGGACTGGGACAACGTGGCCGGCCTGACCCCGTCCGCGCTGGCGATGCCCGGCCAGGGGGTGGCCCAGCTGCTGCACCAGTTCGAAGGCCGACGTCCGATCGAGGTGGCCGATGCGATCCGCGATCTACCGGACAAACGCCGCACCGAGGTGATCAACGCACTCGATGACGAGCGGCTGGCCGACATCCTTCAGGAACTACCCGAGGACTACCAGAGCATGCTGCTGTTCCAGCTGGACACCGAGCGGGCAGCCGACGTGCTGGAGGCCATGGAACCCGATGACGCGGCCGACCTGCTCGGTGTGCTGAATCCGACCGAGGCCGAGGTGCTGCTGCGCCGAATGGATCCCGAGGACTCCGAACCGGTCCGACGGTTGTTGAGCCACTCACCCGACACGGCGGGTGGTCTGATGACCTCCGATCCGGTGGTGCTCGCACCGGACACCACGGTCGCTGAGGCGCTGGCGCGGGTGCGTGATCCCGATCTGACGCCGGCGCTCGCGTCGCTGGTGTTTGTCGTACGCCCGCCGACAGCCACCCCCACCGGCCGCTACCTGGGCTGTGTGCACCTACAGGCACTGCTGCGTGAACCGCCAGCCAACCTGGTCAGCGGCATCGTCGACTCCGATCTGCCGAGCCTGGCCCCCGGCACCTCGCTGACCGGGGTGACGCGGTACTTCGCCGCCTACAACTTGGTCTGCGGTCCGGTCGTCGACGAGCAGAGCCACCTGTTGGGCGCGGTGTCTGTCGACGATGTGCTCGACCATCTGCTGCCCGACGACTGGCGGGAGAGCTTCGAGGATCCGCAGCCGTCCCACCAGGCGACCAGCGCAGAGGGGACGTTATGAGCGACCCGCGTCAGCGGCTCGACACCCCCCGCACCTCGCGGCGGCCGGTTTTCAACCTCGACCCCGAGGCGGTCGGCCGGTTCAGCGAGTCGATCGCCCGCTTCCTGGGCACCGGGCGCTATCTGGCCTGGCAGACGATCCTCGTCATCGTCTGGATCGCCCTGAACCTGTTCGCGGTGCGCTGGCAGTGGGACCCCTATCCGTTCATCTTGCTGAACCTGGCGTTCTCCACCCAGGCCGCCTACGCGGCGCCGCTGATCCTGCTGGCGCAGAACCGGCAGGAGAACCGGGACCGGGTCTCGCTCGAGGAAGACCGCCGGCGCTCCGAGCAGACGAAGGCCGACACCGAATTCCTGGCCCGTGAGCTCGCATCGCTGCGGTTGGCGGTCGGCGAGGTGGCCACCCGCGATTACCTGCGCCGCGAGCTCGAAGAGCTGCGCGAGTTGCTGGAATCACTGCAAGCCGATAACGGGGCCAGGGTCAAAAAGGACAAGCCCAAGAAAATCAGAGCGACAATCGACGAGGCCAGCTCGTAACCAAGGTGACCAATGGATACCACTGGGGTCACAAAGGTATGTATGGTGACTTCGTTCACAGGGGCATGCTTTCTTTGTTGAGGACGGACGAGTGGGCATAGGAAACCGCGTCACCCGGATGGTGCGGAAACCTGCGTTCGGAATTGCTGTACTCACTCCTGTCGTCCTTGCCGGCGCCGTTGGCGCGGCCCCCGATTTTCCGCATCCGCCGGTCGTCGGCACCGAGGTCACCCCGCTGGCGGCGGTCTCGCCGCAGACCGACACCTCGGGTGTAACCGTCGTCGCGCTGGCCAAGCAGCCAACCAACTTTCACTTCGCCGCGGCAACGCCGTCGGTGCCCCCGCCGGCCATCGTGGTCAGTTCCCCAGGATCCATGCGGATCCCGGCGGTGGCGCTGGCCGCCTACCGCAACGCCGAGCAGGCGATGGCCTCGACCGCGCCCGGCTGCGGACTGAGCTGGAACCTGCTGGCGGGCATTGGCCGCATCGAGTCCGGGCACGCCAACGGCGGTGCCACCGACTCGCGAGGCACCGCGATCAACCCGATTTACGGCCCGACGCTGGACGGAAGCCTGTCCGGCAACGAGGTCATCGTCCAGACCGTCCAGGCCGGGCGGCCCGTCTACGCCCGAGCGATGGGACCCATGCAGTTCCTGCCGGGCACCTGGTCGCGCTACGCCGCAGACGGCGACGGCGACGGTAAGGCCGACCCGCAGAACGTCTACGACGCGGCGCTGGCCGCGGCTCGCTACCTGTGCAGCGGCGGCCTGAACCTGCGCAATCAGTCGCAGGTGCTGACCGCAATCCTGCGGTACAACAACTCGATGGCCTACGCCCAGAACGTGCTGGGTTGGGCCGCCGCCTACGCCACCGGCGTCGAGCCGGTGAATCTGCCGCCGATCGTCGGACCGGCACCGGCCATCGGTGATGCGCACCTGGAGAACCCGGAAGGTTTGGGCCCTGGCTTGCCGCTCAATGCGATCGGCCTGCCGTCCACCGATCCGCTCACCCAGGTGCCGCTGATCAATCTCGGCAACTCCGAGACAGCCGGATCGCTGGCGCTGGGCCCGCTGCCGGGACCGGCAAGCGCGCTGCCGGGGCTGCCCTGCCAGGTGATCTGCCTGGGCACCCAAGCTCCACCACCACCGGTGACAGCCGAGGCCCTGCCCGAAGCTCCGCCGCCGTGGCAGCCGCCCTGGGCGTTGCCGCCCCCGCAGCCGGCACCCGAGCTCGCCCCGGAGGCTCCAGTGGCCCCGCTGCCTGCCGTTCACGGCGCGCTGCCCGGGCCGGCCAGCTAGCTTCTCGAAGCTCACCCCAGGAGCGCGCTCGCCGCCGGGCCGCAGCGTCGGCCAGCACAGCCGCCGGACAGTCAAAGCCGTTAGCGTGAGCTGTTGTGACCGAACGCGGCCCGGGACAGCGTCAGTCGATGCGACCGCTATTTCAGACGGTCCTGGTCGACGTCGCACCCCCGTTGGCGGCGTATTACGGCCTGCGCGCGCTGGGGATGTCCGAGTACCTCGCACTGCTATCTGCCACCGTGCTCTCGGGACTGCGAGTGCTCTATAGCGCGGTTAAAGTCCGACGGCTGGACCCATTCGCCGTCTACCTGCTGATGACATTCGGGCTGAGCCTGGCCGTTGGGCTGTCCACCACGGACCCCAAGCTGGTCCTCGTCGGCAACACCTTCGTCAACGGCCTGGGCGGGTTGATTTTCCTGGGCAGCTGCGTGGTCGGCACTCCGTTGACGCAAGTCGTCGGGGATCGATTCCGGGCCGCCGGAGATGGCCCGAGTACTGCAGACGCCACACACCGTCGGCGGATCCACGTTCGGCTCTCGGCGATGTGGGGCATCGGTCTACTGCTTGAGGTCGTCATCCGCCTGCTGGTGATCGAGACCCTCTCGGTCGATACCGCCAACGGGGTCAACACCGTGATCACCCTCGTCGTCATCGGTCTTCTGGTGCTGGCGACCGTCATGATCGGCCGCCGAAACGCACCGCCCGTCGCAGGACCTACACTCGGCGCTGATGTCCGAACATAATTCCGAACTGCAATCCCAGGTGCGTTCGGCGCTGGCCAAGGTGATCGACCCTGAGCTGCGCAAGCCGATCACCGAGCTCAACATGGTCAAGAGCATCGGCGTCGCCGACGACGGCGCCGTGCACGTCGAGATCTACCTGACCACGTCCGCGTGTCCGAAGAAGGCCGAGATCAGCGAGCGGGTGACCCAGGCCGTCGCCGACGTGCCCGGCACCGCGGCAGTGACCGTGGCGCTGGACGTGATGAACGACGAGCAGCGCACCGAACTGCGTAAACAGCTGCGCGGCGACGCCGCCGAACCGGTGATCCCATTCGCCCAGCCCGGTTCGCTGACCCGGGTGTACGCCGTGGCGTCCGGCAAGGGCGGGGTCGGCAAGTCCAGCGTGACGGTCAACCTCGCCGCGGCGCTGGCCGCGCGCGGCCTGTCGGTCGGGGTGCTCGACGCCGACATCTATGGCCACTCGGTGCCCCGGATGATGGGCACCGACGAGCGGCCAACGCAGGTGGAGTCGATGATCCTGCCGCCGGTCGCCCACGACGTGAAGGTGATCTCGATCGCCCAGTTCACCCAGGGCAACGCGCCGGTGGTGTGGCGCGGGCCGATGCTGCACCGTGCGCTGCAACAGTTCCTGGCCGACGTGTACTGGGGCGATCTCGATGTGCTGCTGCTGGATCTGCCGCCGGGCACCGGTGACGTCGCGATCTCAGTGGCCCAGCTGGTTCCCGGCGCCGAGATCCTGGTGGTGACGACCCCGCAGCTCGCGGCCGCCGAGGTGGCTGAACGCGCCGGTGCGATCGCACTGCAGACCCGGCAGCGCATCGTCGGCGTGGTGGAGAACATGTCCGGGCTGCTGATGCCCGACGGCACGACGATGCAGATCTTCGGCGAGGGTGGCGGCCGCCAGGTCGCCGAGCGGCTCACCCGGGCTGTGGGTGCCGACGTACCGCTGCTGGGCCAGGTGCCGCTGGACCCGGCGCTGGTGTCGGCGGGCGATTCCGGGGTACCGCTGGTGCTCTCGGCGCCCGATTCAGCGGCCGGCAAGGAACTGCGCGGCGTCGCCGACAAGCTGGCGGCGCGGCGGCGCGGACTGGCTGGGATGTCGCTGGGCTTGGACACCACCCGCCACGGCTAAGCGACGCTAAGTCGCGTCCGCGTCGAACGGCGCGGGTGTGCCGGGCGGCAACGGCTCTGATCTGGGCGGCGCCGGTTGCGGCGGCGGAGCGCTATGTGGCTTCTCGGCGCCCGGAGCCTGGAACGCCTCGCCGATCCACGAGTCGTCACCGTCGAGCAGGTGTTTGGTCAGCGCGGCCCGCGGTGTCATGCCCCGCAGCTTCTGCAGCTCGCTCAGCGGCTGGCGAAAGTCCTCGAACTCAGGCCCCAGATCATCCCGGAGCTGGCTGGTCGCCCCGCTGATGTAGTCCCGGGCCTGCCGCAGCGTGCTGGAGGTCCACCGGATGGCGCCCGGCAGCCGTTCCGGCCCGAGGATGACCAGCCCGATGACCACCAGCAGGAGCATCTCGCCCCACCCGACGTTGGCGAACATCGCGTCAGTTGTCCGGCGCGGGGTTCACCGTCAGCGTGACCTTGCGGCCGTCGCGGATGACTTCGATCGGCGCATCCTGCCCAATCTTGAGCTGGCGTATCGCGACCGCGAATTCGTCAGCGTCGGCGACCGTGCGGTTGCCGACCTTCACGACGATGTCGTTCTCGAGGATGCCGGCCTTCTCAGCCGGGCTCCCGGCTTTCACATTGGCCACCTGAGCGCCCTGCGCGAGGTCGTTACTGACCGAGCGCGCCGACAGTCCCAGTGTCGGGTGCGAGACCTTGCCGTCCTTGATCAACGCCTCGACGGTCGCTTTGACCTCGTTGACCGGAATCGCGAACCCGAGGCCACTTGCACTGTCGGACAACGACTTTCCGGCGGTGTTGATGCCGATCACTTCGGATTCCATGTTGATCAGCGGGCCGCCGGAGTTGCCGTGGTTGATCGAGGCGTCGGTTTGGATGGCGTCGATGACGGTGTCGGTGTCGGAGCCCTCACCCGACAGCGGGATGGGCCGGTGCAGCGCACTGATGATGCCGTGGGTGACGGTGCTGCGTAGACCCAGCGGGGCGCCGGCGGCGATCACCTCGTCGCCGACGTGAACCTTGTCGGAGTCACCGAACCGGGCCACCGTCAAGTTGTTGACGTTATCCACCTTGAGCACGGCCAGGTCGGTCTTCGGGTCGCGGCCGACGAGGTTGGCCGGGACCGACTTGCCGTCGTTGAAGACCACCGAGATCTTGAACTTGCTCGGGTTGTTCGCGGCGTCGGAGATGACGTGGTTGTTGGTGACGATGTAGCCGCGGCCGTCGACGACGACGCCAGAACCCTGGGCACCCTCTTCGTCACTGACCGCCTCAATGGTGACGACGGAGTCGGCAACCGAAGCCGCGACCTTGGCGAACCGGCCCGGCGGAACCTCGCCGGTGCTGTTGGTGGCCAGCGACACCTTGGACGTGGTGAAGGCTTCGACGACCTCGGCCGTCTTACGCCCCACCCATCCGCCGGCGAAACCGATGATCAGCGCGATGATGCCAAGCACGGCCAGCGAGACATAGGACACCCGGCCACCAAAGAGCACTTCCCGCACGCCCAGCTTGCCCGTGGGCCCGGCCGCGACAACGGGTGCGGCCTGCTGAAGCGCCGGTGTCCCCAGTCCGGCAGCCGCGGCTGGATCCCGCCAGGGATCGTCGGCCTCGTCGGATTCGTCGGCGCCCGCCTCGAGCGCGCCTGCGTCGGCGGGGTGGCGCTGCAACGAGTCGCCGGTACCCGGCGGCCGCCCAAACGCCTCACCGAGCACCGGGTCGGGCGGGTGGTCCTTGGGTTGGAACTCGACTTCGCCGCGGAACTTGGCCGGGCGCAGCTCCTCGGCAACAAACGAGCCGTCGACACCCGTGGGGCGCCCAAAAGTACGGGTGGCCGCCGGGTCGACCGCGGGTCGCGAGACCGGACGAGGAGCCAGGCGGGGGCTGCTGCCGGAGTTGTCCTGATTGGGGCTCAAGTTCAACCTCTATCCAAGCGCTCAGCCGCGAGCGCGCGCGATGGGACCGAGCACGACGCTGCTCGACTTCACATCCACCCTACCGGCGCTTTCGCCGGTCACGGTCTGTGCCGTCAGCTAACTGATCGGCGAGTCCCGACTCGATGTCGCCGCCGGGGCGGCTCCCGCGGTGTGGCCCCACCGGCTCATCCGGGGCCGACTGCGGGATCTGCGATAACAGCCCCAGCAGGCTGCTCGGCATGCTGATCGGCAGCGAGTCACGCAGCGCGGTACGGGCCTGAGCCTGCCCCTCGACCTCGGACGCACACTCCGCGCACAGCGACAAATGATGCGCCGCGCGTAGATGGGCATTCATCCGTAACTCGCCGTCGACGTAGGCGGCGATCGCCTCAGTGGACAGATGCTCGGTCGAGCGAAATTGCCGGGGTGCACCAACGGGTGCGTCGCTTTGGGAAGCGAACTGAGAAGGAAGCCAGGAGAACGCTCGACGGAACATGTGTCCACGGTCGACCATCACTGCGCTCCTCTCGGTTGCGTCGAATTTGCGCACCGCTAGGTCGAATGTAGCGCGCGCAGCGCCATACGACATGACATGACGGTCACTTTGCCCGGCAGCCGGCGCAAGCAGGGCTAGGCGGATTCGGCGGTGAAGTCGGACATCGCCCGCACGCCGGAATGGGCTGCGAGATAGTCACGAAGCGCCTGCCGACCACGGTGGATGCGGCTACGCACGGTTCCCAGCTTGACGCCGAGCGTCGCGCCGATCTCCTCGTAGGACAGACCTTCGATATCGCACAGGACCACTGCGGCACGGAATTCCGGTGCCAGCGAATCGAGTGCAGCCTGCAAATCCGGCCCCAGCCGCGAGTCGTGGTAGATCTGCTCGGGGTTGGGCTCGTCGGACGGCACCCGGTCGTAGTCCTCGGGAAGCGCTTCCATACGGATGCGGCCGCGACGACGGACCATATCGAGGAACAAGTTCGTGGTGATGCGGTGCAACCAGCCCTCGAACGTGCCGGGCTGATAGTTCTGCACGGAGCGGAACACCCTGATGAACGTCTCCTGAGTGAGGTCCTCGGCGTCCTGCTGGCTACCCGACAACCGGTAGGCCAGTCGGTAGACCCGGTCGGCATGCTGGCGCACCAACTCATCCCAGGACGGCATGGCCGTCCGGTCGCCGGTCGCGTCGAACACCGCGGTGCCCTGCAGTTCCTCGGACGGTTCAACCCACTCCGCATCGCCGATCTGCTCGGGATGCGACATGTGCGCCGGAGCCATCAGTGTGGTGGTCGTCGGATCCTCCTGGTTCATGTGCGTAGACGGTTCGATGCCGCCCATCGCATCAAGGGACACAACCCGAGCGCCTTCTGGCATATTCCCCGACCAGCGTTGCCCTTGTTCCATGCCAGCTACCGTTCCCCAAACCGGTGTGGGGGCGATATGAGCTAACTAAGGTTTGATTAAGAAATGCATTCGTTACCAATTCGTGCCCTGAACTGACGCTTCTCCCCCGGCGCGTCGAACTTGACGGGCGACGTAAGCCATTCCCGGGTCGCTTCGTTCCTGCCCGCCGACCGCGTGTCCGCCGCGCCGATACCCCTGGCGCGCCTGCCCAGCGGTCGATGCCGTTGGCTCTACGCTGCTGAGAATGGCCACTACCGAGGACCAATCAGGCCAACCTGAGGCCAGTCGCGCCGACCGGATGCTGGCCCACGCAGAGGGTTCGATCTCCGAGGACTCCATCGTCACGGCTGCCCGCGAGCGCGCCGTCGACGCCGGCGCCGGCGCGGTCACCCCAGCGGTTGGAGCGCTGCTCAGCGTATTGGCCCGACTGTCAGGCGGCAAAGCGGTCGTCGAGGTCGGCACCGGCGCCGGCGTGAGCGGATTGTGGCTGTTGTCGGGCATGCGCGACGACGGCGTTCTGACGACCATCGACATCGAGCCCGAGCATCAGCGGATCGCCAAACAAGCCTTCAACGAGGCCGGAATCGGGCCATCGCGTACCCGGCTGATCGCCGGACGGGCCCAGGAAGTCCTCACCCGGCTCGCCGACGAGTCCTATGACCTGGTATTTCTCGATGCAGCACCGTCCGATCAGGCCGATTTCGTGGTCGAGGGAGTGCGACTCCTTCGTCCTGGTGGCGTGATCGTCATCCACCGGTCGGCCCTGGGCGGTCGCGCCGGCGACCCGGCGGCCAATGACGCCGAGGTGACGGCGGTGCGTGAAGCGGCTCGGCTGATCGCCGAGGACGAGCGCCTCACCCCGGTGCTGATCCCGCTGGGCGACGGGATTCTGGTCGCGGCCCGCGATTTCTAGACCCTTACCCGTCCCGTCTTGGGTGGATGCTTGACGCCTGATTAAACGCGTGTTTAGCATCCTAAACATGCGTTCAACGGACTTGACGACGGCGGCCCGGATCCGTGACGCCGCGATCGAGCAATTCGGGGCGCACGGTTTCAACGTCGGGGTGCGCGCAATCGCCCAGGCCGCCGGCGTCAGCCCCGGCCTGGTCATCCACCACTTCGGCTCCAAGGACGGCCTGCGCCAGGCGTGCGATGACTACATCGCCGAAGAGATCCGCAGCGAAAAGTCCGAGACCATCCGCTCCACCGACCCGGCCACCTGGCTGGCGGCCGCAGCCGAAATCGAGTCGTTCGCGCCGATGATGGCCTACCTCGTGCGCAGCATGCAGTCCGGTGGCGAGCTGGCCAGGAATCTGTGGCGCACGATGTTCGCCAACGTCGAGAGCTACCTCGACGAGGGCGTCCAGGCCGGCACGGTGAAGCCGAGCCGCGACCCGGCCGCCCGGGCGAGATACCTGGGGATGACCGGTGGTGGCTCGTTCCTGCTCTACCTACAACTGCACGACACCCCAACGGATTTGCGGGCCGCGCTCCACGACTACGCCAACGACATGATGCTGCCGGCCCTCGAGCTGTACACCGAGGGCCTGCTCACCGACTCGACGATGTTCGACAGCTTCGCAGCCCACGGCGAAATCGCGACCAGTATCGAGGGAGAACCAGATGCCAACGGCACCCGCACCGACGGCGCGCACTGACACCGCCGCGGTCGAAATCAGTGGACTGGTAAAGACTTTCGGCCGTACCCGAGCCTTGGACGGGATGGACCTGACCGTGCGGGCCGGCTCAGTCGCCGGCTTCCTCGGGCCCAACGGCGCCGGCAAGTCCACCACTATCCGAGTCTTACTGGGACTGTTGCGCGCAGATGGCGGGACCGCGCGACTGCTCGGCGGCGATCCATGGCACGACGCCGTGGCGCTGCACCGGCGGATCGCCTACGTGCCGGGTGAGGTGACACTGTGGCCGAATCTGACCGGCGGGCAGGTCATCGACTTCCTGTGCGGCCTACGCGGCGGAGCCGACCCGCGCCGTCGGGACCGGCTGATCGAGCGTTTCGAACTCGACCCGCACAAGAAGGCTCGAACCTACTCCAAGGGCAATCGCCAGAAGGTCGCGCTGGTCGCCGCGTTTGCCACACAAGCCGAAATCTACATTCTCGACGAGCCGACCTCGGGACTCGATCCGCTGATGGAGAACGTGTTTCGGCAATGCGTGCAGGAGGTGGCGGGTCGCGGCGCGGCGGTGCTGCTCTCCAGCCACGTCCTGGATGAAGTCGAAAAAGTCTGCGACACCGTCACAATCATCCGCGCAGGCCGCACGGTGCAGTCCGGCTCGCTAGCCCAGCTACAGCACCTGATGCGGACCACTGTGACCGCACGTACACGCCGCGACCCCGCCGTGGTGGGCCGATGGCCGGGCGTACACGACGTCGACATTCGTCACGGGCAGATCCGGTTCACTGTCGCCCGTGACGTGCTGGACCCCACGATGGTGCACCTGACCCGACTGGGCATCGTGGACCTCACCGTGGCACCGGCCTCGTTGGAAGATCTATTCCTGCGCGAATACCGGACACCGGCGCAATGATTGCGACCACAACCACGCCGGCTTCATCCTCGCTGACCGGGACTGTCACACTGGTCCGCTTCGCCCTGCGCCGCGACCGGATTCGACTGGCGGTGTGGGTTTCGGCGCTGACGCTGATGATGGTGTACGCCCCCAACGCCATCAGACTCGCCTATCCCGACCAAACGCAGCGTCAAGCACGGGTCAACCTGCTCAAGACGCCGGCTGGAATCGTGCTGGGCGGGCCCATGTTCGGGGGTGATGAGACCGATCTCGGCGTCATGATGGCCAACGAGCTGACCCTCACGCTGATCGTCGCGGCCTCAATTCTGGCCGTCCTGACCGTCGTTCGGCACACCCGCGCCGAAGAGGAAAGCGGTGCAGCCGAATTGGTGCTCTCCTCAATCGTCGGCCGACATGCCCGCAGCTGCGCCGCGCTGATCGTCATCGCGCTGGTGAACGCCGTATTGGCGGTGACGATGACAATCGCCATGGCGGCCAGCGGTTTCGCCGTGGTTGACACCGCAGCGATGTGCTTGGGCATTACGGCGGTGGCCGTCGTCTTCGGGGCTGTTGCGGCACTGAGCGCTCAACTGTGGCGACAGGCGAGAACCGCCACCGGCGCAGCACTGGCAGCGCTGGCCGCCGCCGTGCTGGTGCGCGGGGCCGGCGATGTGATCGACAATTCCGGCAGCCCACTGAGCTGGTTGTCCCCCATCGCGTGGGCACAGCAGATGCGTCCGTTCGTAGCAGTGCGGTGGTGGCCACTAGGCCCACTGGTGATGCTGACCATCGCGCTCGTTGCGGCCACGTTCATGCTCGAGAGCAGACGGCAGTACGACGACGGCGTATTGGCGTCGTCGGGTGAACGTTCCAACCCCCGGCCGGTGGGCGGAGTGTTCGGATTACAGCTGGTCATCCAGCGCGGCTTGACCGTCGGTTGGGCGATCGGGCTGTTGATTGCCGGGGCGGCCTTCGGGTCGATGACCAAGTCACTCCTGGACGCCGCGCGCGGTAATGAGCTTCTGGCCCGGGTGCTTTCGGCCCACGGCACCGACGGTGTGTACACCACGATGACGCAATTCCTGGCAGCGGCGACGACAGCCTATGTGGTCAGCGTGGTTGTGCGCCTGCACCGTGACGAGGAGTCCGGGATCGGCGAAGCCGTGCTCGCGGGTTCGGTGTCGCGGTGGACGTGGTTGTTGTCGGGAGTCGGCGCGGCACTGACTGGTGCGGCCCTGCTGCTGGTGTGCGCAGGCCTGGGCAACGGCCTTGGGGCGGGTTTGACGCTGGGTGAACCGATGACCATCGTGCGGCTGACCCTGGCCGCGCTGACCTTCCTGCCGGCGATGGCCGTCGTCGCCAGTATCGCCGCGCTGGCAGTGGCGCTGCGACACCCCGGTATCGGTTGGCTGGCAGTGATATTCGTGGTCTGCGCGTTGTATCTCGGTGCACTTCTGCGGTTGCCGCGCTGGCTGATCGACGCCTCACCGGTGGGCCGCACCACTGCCCCGTCGTCGATTTCGGTTGTGCCGCTGTTGGTGATGATCGTGATCGCCGTTGTCGTCACGCTCACCGCCGGGCTCATCTACCGCCGGCGCGACATCGGGTAGGAGAACGATGGGCCTTTCGCTGCGAATCATCATTTCGTCGGTCGTCGGTATCGCGGCCTTCGCCGCGCTCCTGTTCGTGCCCGCGGGGACCGTGAACTACTGGCAGGGTTGGGCGGTGCTTGCCGTGTTCACGGCGGCGAGTCTGGGACC
This window encodes:
- a CDS encoding Mrp/NBP35 family ATP-binding protein — translated: MSEHNSELQSQVRSALAKVIDPELRKPITELNMVKSIGVADDGAVHVEIYLTTSACPKKAEISERVTQAVADVPGTAAVTVALDVMNDEQRTELRKQLRGDAAEPVIPFAQPGSLTRVYAVASGKGGVGKSSVTVNLAAALAARGLSVGVLDADIYGHSVPRMMGTDERPTQVESMILPPVAHDVKVISIAQFTQGNAPVVWRGPMLHRALQQFLADVYWGDLDVLLLDLPPGTGDVAISVAQLVPGAEILVVTTPQLAAAEVAERAGAIALQTRQRIVGVVENMSGLLMPDGTTMQIFGEGGGRQVAERLTRAVGADVPLLGQVPLDPALVSAGDSGVPLVLSAPDSAAGKELRGVADKLAARRRGLAGMSLGLDTTRHG
- the tatB gene encoding Sec-independent protein translocase protein TatB, which gives rise to MFANVGWGEMLLLVVIGLVILGPERLPGAIRWTSSTLRQARDYISGATSQLRDDLGPEFEDFRQPLSELQKLRGMTPRAALTKHLLDGDDSWIGEAFQAPGAEKPHSAPPPQPAPPRSEPLPPGTPAPFDADAT
- the htrA gene encoding serine protease HtrA yields the protein MSPNQDNSGSSPRLAPRPVSRPAVDPAATRTFGRPTGVDGSFVAEELRPAKFRGEVEFQPKDHPPDPVLGEAFGRPPGTGDSLQRHPADAGALEAGADESDEADDPWRDPAAAAGLGTPALQQAAPVVAAGPTGKLGVREVLFGGRVSYVSLAVLGIIALIIGFAGGWVGRKTAEVVEAFTTSKVSLATNSTGEVPPGRFAKVAASVADSVVTIEAVSDEEGAQGSGVVVDGRGYIVTNNHVISDAANNPSKFKISVVFNDGKSVPANLVGRDPKTDLAVLKVDNVNNLTVARFGDSDKVHVGDEVIAAGAPLGLRSTVTHGIISALHRPIPLSGEGSDTDTVIDAIQTDASINHGNSGGPLINMESEVIGINTAGKSLSDSASGLGFAIPVNEVKATVEALIKDGKVSHPTLGLSARSVSNDLAQGAQVANVKAGSPAEKAGILENDIVVKVGNRTVADADEFAVAIRQLKIGQDAPIEVIRDGRKVTLTVNPAPDN
- the rseA gene encoding anti-sigma E factor RseA codes for the protein MVDRGHMFRRAFSWLPSQFASQSDAPVGAPRQFRSTEHLSTEAIAAYVDGELRMNAHLRAAHHLSLCAECASEVEGQAQARTALRDSLPISMPSSLLGLLSQIPQSAPDEPVGPHRGSRPGGDIESGLADQLADGTDRDRRKRR
- the sigE gene encoding RNA polymerase sigma factor SigE, with translation MGGIEPSTHMNQEDPTTTTLMAPAHMSHPEQIGDAEWVEPSEELQGTAVFDATGDRTAMPSWDELVRQHADRVYRLAYRLSGSQQDAEDLTQETFIRVFRSVQNYQPGTFEGWLHRITTNLFLDMVRRRGRIRMEALPEDYDRVPSDEPNPEQIYHDSRLGPDLQAALDSLAPEFRAAVVLCDIEGLSYEEIGATLGVKLGTVRSRIHRGRQALRDYLAAHSGVRAMSDFTAESA
- a CDS encoding O-methyltransferase → MATTEDQSGQPEASRADRMLAHAEGSISEDSIVTAARERAVDAGAGAVTPAVGALLSVLARLSGGKAVVEVGTGAGVSGLWLLSGMRDDGVLTTIDIEPEHQRIAKQAFNEAGIGPSRTRLIAGRAQEVLTRLADESYDLVFLDAAPSDQADFVVEGVRLLRPGGVIVIHRSALGGRAGDPAANDAEVTAVREAARLIAEDERLTPVLIPLGDGILVAARDF